The following coding sequences are from one Streptomyces venezuelae window:
- a CDS encoding PAS domain-containing protein, whose protein sequence is MSSRPSRGAARLAAILDALPDALVLVNANGTVVNANAIALEAFEAPGTALVGRGLLDLLPQFDSRLIPGSMRRPDTIDERGRTKPTRMIARRTDGIEFPVEVTSSPLEDGRAAYDQHGYTGDELLMLVVRDLSGTVDTEAELARSQRQTEMILRAAAEGVVGTDTDGRVVLVNPAAAQILGFRASDLGGQELHPLVLHSRADGEPFPYEESPLADTLRSGRKHRVRGQVLWSKSGAKVPVDLTTSPVRDGDQLVGAVMTFTDRRPYDELNEKYEAALARHEEELAAAAAERAAEIKAAEEQRAEELAAEQERYAALAEREKDRFEELAEREKTRYETLAARHEQLLAVLGSSLRGPLDELRRELNALASDDAGQLWPEANQVLHHLSAGYARMTTLVDNVLGYQLLDAGDEQLSRTPVLLDAVVAAGVEGAVELIGPGRAQFAVHAPPIELMADAGRLATALAHLVADVAGIDATGNARSDVGAGVSGGYVDSTIVVAAAQRGEVVRIEVRGPFAGGDPVHEPIVRGIVRAHGGVLQTHEVPGMGGSAYVLEVPIGAVGAGGRAGAAGAAGAVGAAGAGSGEGDGGAVVVPAQASGPAGPGAGAGAGAGAGSGAGSGAGGRRRARRPSTDSFLESAAAGATDTDAGTAGAGEAGAGAGAAPGGTGRRRGRRAAEASPESLGGSVATDLVGPRMGGPGVTAQDPSPSPSSSPSPSSSPSPEASGGAASGGTGRRRGRPSAAEGAVMTAAEHAAGSAALGETVPPQGVPVPGTATGRRARRVGEQHALPALASGPAEVPGAGQDEGAGKPTGRRARRALAAAKERAAAEEANNGRVFALPPATADRVPGQEYAGQEYSGQEYAGQESAAVQGDGVQAAQSGGVQGGAGHHAAAVPGADDHTPPQPHPTQAPTGRRSRQAAPAPTAPSDQATPAQEPQPWPDGTTPPGGVPAQGTPPSAGTPAHGIPTPGRGAALPPERGTQARAAQPLPAEAAPGTSGDPNSTQGRAISVRTLGQGVPFGQRIAEQQAGRQQGAPQGGAAVPGQGRPQQPQQSHQAAPQTQQAPQAQQPPRAPHGARSPQPAQPPQPGQPPQAPQPPAAASAGPMPVPAPEAPAPGGPTAAPQSQPQTLGGSGRRRRLSTPPDPAADERPETSARPHPLPQPLPQPQPQPQQPGAPAQAQHPQSRIASASEGAGRSYAIGAPDEDADEGPEPLDGPGGAVEVANQPQPQPMDDELPPEPLDNPRRLLVWPAPDVTTQQALSDRGYRPVIVHSREEVDAQIAAFPAALFVDPLTGPITRTALQSLRQAAVAAEVPVLVTAGLGQATREAAYGADPAVLLKALAPRDSEQHPSRVLLIEEHEEIALALTATLERRGMQVARAESDADAVTLAAQMRPNLVVMDLLQVRRRRAGIVDWLRANGQLNRTPLVVYTAAVDETELPKLAAGETVLFLAERSTSAEVQGRIVDLLAKIGTN, encoded by the coding sequence GTGAGCAGCAGGCCATCCCGAGGCGCTGCTCGCCTCGCAGCCATACTCGACGCCCTCCCGGACGCGCTGGTCCTCGTCAACGCCAACGGCACGGTCGTGAACGCCAACGCCATCGCGCTGGAGGCGTTCGAGGCACCCGGCACCGCGCTCGTGGGGCGCGGTCTGCTCGACCTGCTGCCGCAGTTCGACTCCCGGCTCATCCCCGGCTCCATGCGGCGCCCGGACACCATCGACGAGCGCGGCCGCACGAAGCCGACCCGGATGATCGCCCGGCGCACGGACGGCATCGAGTTCCCCGTCGAGGTCACGAGTTCCCCGCTGGAGGACGGCAGGGCCGCCTACGACCAGCACGGGTACACGGGCGACGAACTGCTCATGCTCGTCGTACGCGACCTTTCGGGCACCGTGGACACCGAGGCCGAACTGGCGCGTTCGCAGCGGCAGACCGAGATGATCCTGCGCGCCGCGGCCGAGGGCGTCGTCGGCACGGACACCGACGGACGCGTCGTGCTCGTCAACCCGGCCGCCGCCCAGATACTGGGCTTCCGGGCGAGCGACCTCGGCGGGCAGGAACTGCACCCGCTGGTCCTGCACTCTCGTGCCGACGGCGAGCCGTTCCCGTACGAGGAGTCCCCGCTCGCCGACACCCTTCGCTCCGGACGCAAGCACCGGGTGCGCGGGCAGGTCCTGTGGTCCAAGAGCGGCGCCAAGGTGCCCGTCGACCTGACGACGTCGCCCGTGCGCGACGGCGACCAGCTGGTCGGCGCGGTGATGACCTTCACCGACCGCAGGCCGTACGACGAGCTGAACGAGAAGTACGAGGCGGCCCTCGCCCGGCACGAGGAGGAGCTCGCCGCCGCGGCGGCGGAGCGCGCCGCCGAGATCAAGGCCGCCGAGGAACAGCGGGCCGAGGAGCTCGCCGCCGAGCAGGAGCGGTACGCGGCGCTCGCCGAGCGCGAGAAGGACCGCTTCGAAGAGCTCGCCGAACGCGAGAAGACGCGCTACGAGACGCTGGCCGCGCGCCACGAGCAGCTGCTCGCCGTCCTCGGCTCGTCGCTGCGCGGGCCCCTGGACGAGCTGCGCCGCGAACTGAACGCGCTCGCCTCGGACGACGCGGGCCAGCTGTGGCCCGAGGCCAACCAGGTCCTGCACCACCTGTCCGCCGGGTACGCCCGGATGACCACGCTCGTCGACAACGTCCTCGGCTACCAGCTGCTCGACGCGGGCGACGAGCAGCTCTCCCGTACGCCGGTCCTGCTCGACGCGGTCGTCGCCGCCGGAGTGGAGGGCGCGGTCGAGCTGATCGGGCCCGGACGCGCCCAGTTCGCGGTGCACGCCCCGCCGATCGAGCTCATGGCCGACGCGGGGCGGCTCGCCACGGCCCTCGCCCACCTCGTCGCAGACGTGGCGGGCATCGACGCGACCGGCAACGCGCGCTCGGACGTCGGCGCGGGCGTCTCCGGCGGCTATGTGGACTCGACGATCGTCGTCGCCGCCGCCCAGCGCGGCGAGGTCGTCCGCATCGAGGTGCGGGGGCCGTTCGCCGGTGGTGACCCGGTGCACGAGCCGATCGTGCGGGGCATCGTGCGGGCGCACGGAGGCGTGCTGCAGACGCACGAGGTGCCGGGCATGGGCGGTAGTGCGTATGTGCTTGAGGTGCCGATCGGGGCGGTTGGTGCGGGTGGCAGGGCCGGGGCGGCCGGTGCAGCTGGTGCGGTCGGTGCAGCTGGTGCGGGTTCCGGCGAGGGTGACGGTGGGGCGGTCGTCGTTCCTGCGCAGGCGTCTGGGCCCGCGGGTCCGGGTGCGGGCGCGGGTGCGGGTGCGGGTGCGGGTTCCGGCGCGGGTTCGGGTGCGGGTGGGCGTCGGCGGGCTCGGCGGCCCTCGACGGACTCCTTCCTGGAGAGCGCGGCCGCGGGCGCGACGGACACGGACGCCGGGACGGCGGGTGCCGGGGAGGCCGGTGCCGGGGCAGGTGCCGCGCCCGGCGGTACGGGGCGGCGTCGGGGGCGGCGAGCGGCGGAGGCCTCTCCGGAGAGCCTCGGCGGGTCCGTGGCCACGGATCTCGTGGGCCCGCGGATGGGCGGGCCCGGTGTGACAGCGCAGGACCCGTCGCCGTCGCCGTCGTCGTCTCCGTCGCCGTCGTCGTCTCCGTCGCCGGAGGCGTCGGGTGGTGCCGCCAGTGGCGGTACGGGACGACGACGCGGTCGGCCGAGCGCGGCCGAGGGTGCCGTGATGACGGCGGCGGAACACGCGGCCGGATCCGCCGCGTTGGGCGAGACGGTGCCGCCGCAGGGCGTGCCCGTGCCCGGCACGGCGACGGGACGGCGTGCCCGGCGCGTCGGCGAGCAGCACGCGCTGCCCGCGCTGGCCTCCGGCCCCGCGGAGGTGCCCGGTGCGGGGCAGGACGAGGGCGCGGGGAAGCCCACGGGACGGCGTGCCCGGCGTGCGCTGGCCGCCGCCAAGGAACGTGCCGCCGCCGAAGAGGCGAACAACGGACGCGTCTTCGCGCTGCCGCCCGCCACGGCCGACCGCGTCCCGGGTCAGGAGTACGCCGGTCAGGAGTACTCGGGTCAGGAGTACGCCGGTCAGGAGAGCGCGGCCGTCCAGGGTGACGGCGTACAGGCTGCCCAGAGCGGCGGCGTACAGGGCGGCGCCGGGCACCATGCGGCGGCCGTACCCGGGGCGGACGACCACACCCCGCCGCAGCCGCACCCGACGCAGGCCCCGACGGGCCGCCGCTCCCGCCAGGCCGCTCCGGCGCCGACGGCCCCCTCGGACCAGGCGACACCCGCCCAGGAACCGCAGCCGTGGCCCGACGGCACGACTCCGCCCGGTGGCGTGCCCGCGCAGGGCACCCCGCCCTCCGCCGGTACTCCCGCCCACGGCATCCCGACGCCGGGCCGGGGCGCCGCGCTCCCGCCCGAGCGCGGCACGCAGGCACGGGCGGCCCAGCCGCTGCCCGCCGAGGCCGCGCCCGGGACGTCCGGTGACCCCAACTCGACGCAGGGGCGTGCCATAAGCGTGCGTACGCTCGGGCAGGGCGTGCCGTTCGGCCAGCGGATCGCCGAGCAGCAGGCGGGCCGGCAGCAGGGTGCGCCGCAGGGCGGTGCCGCCGTTCCCGGTCAGGGCCGACCGCAGCAGCCGCAGCAGTCGCACCAGGCCGCCCCGCAAACGCAACAGGCACCACAGGCGCAACAGCCGCCCCGGGCCCCCCATGGTGCCCGGTCACCGCAGCCCGCCCAACCGCCGCAGCCCGGCCAACCGCCGCAGGCTCCGCAGCCCCCGGCGGCCGCCTCGGCGGGGCCGATGCCGGTGCCGGCACCGGAGGCGCCCGCCCCCGGCGGCCCCACCGCCGCCCCCCAGTCACAGCCGCAGACGCTCGGCGGCTCGGGGCGCAGGCGCAGGCTGTCCACGCCGCCCGACCCCGCGGCCGACGAACGCCCCGAGACCTCGGCGCGCCCGCACCCGCTGCCTCAGCCGCTGCCCCAACCCCAGCCCCAGCCCCAGCAGCCGGGGGCTCCGGCGCAGGCGCAGCACCCGCAGTCCCGTATCGCGTCGGCGTCCGAGGGCGCCGGTCGTTCGTACGCGATCGGCGCCCCTGACGAGGACGCCGACGAGGGCCCGGAGCCGCTCGACGGGCCCGGCGGTGCCGTGGAGGTCGCGAACCAGCCGCAGCCCCAGCCCATGGACGACGAACTGCCGCCCGAGCCGCTGGACAACCCGCGCCGCCTCCTGGTGTGGCCCGCGCCGGACGTCACCACGCAGCAGGCGCTGAGCGACCGCGGCTACCGGCCGGTGATCGTGCACTCCCGCGAGGAGGTCGACGCGCAGATCGCGGCGTTCCCCGCGGCGCTGTTCGTGGACCCGCTGACCGGGCCGATCACGCGCACGGCGCTTCAGTCGCTGCGGCAGGCCGCCGTGGCGGCCGAGGTGCCCGTCCTCGTGACGGCGGGTCTCGGGCAGGCGACGCGCGAGGCGGCGTACGGCGCCGATCCCGCCGTACTCCTGAAGGCCCTCGCACCGCGCGACAGCGAGCAGCACCCCTCGCGCGTCCTGCTCATCGAGGAGCACGAGGAGATCGCGCTCGCCCTGACGGCCACGCTGGAGCGGCGCGGCATGCAGGTCGCGCGGGCCGAGAGCGACGCGGACGCGGTGACGCTCGCGGCGCAGATGCGGCCGAACCTGGTGGTGATGGACCTGCTGCAGGTACGTCGCCGCCGGGCCGGGATCGTCGACTGGCTGCGCGCGAACGGCCAGTTGAACCGCACTCCACTGGTCGTCTACACCGCGGCCGTCGACGAGACGGAACTCCCGAAGCTGGCCGCGGGCGAGACCGTCCTGTTCCTGGCCGAGCGGTCCACGAGCGCGGAGGTACAGGGCCGGATCGTGGACCTGCTGGCGAAGATCGGCACGAACTAG
- a CDS encoding long-chain fatty acid--CoA ligase translates to MSHQEDAVLSTMQDVPLTVTRILRHGMTVHGTSQVTTWTGEGEPQRRSFREIGERTAQLAHALREDLGVTDDERVATFMWNNAEHVEAYYAVPCMGAILHTLNLRLPADQLVWIVNHAADRVIIVNGSLLGLLAPLLPQLTSVEHLVVSGPGDRSLLAGSHAQVHEYEELLAGKPTAYDWPELDERTAAAMCYTSGTTGDPKGVVYSHRSIYLHSMQVNMAQSMGLTDADTTLVVVPQFHVNAWGLPHATLMTGVNMLMPDRFLQPAPLAEMIEKERPTHAAAVPTIWQGLLAELTAKPRNVSSLGQVTIGGSACPPSLMEAFDKLGMRVCHAWGMTETSPLGTVARPPAHAAGTEEEFGYRLTQGRFPASVEARLVGPGGEHLPWDGTSAGELEVRGPWIAGAYYGGAGGDVLRPEDKFSDDGWLKTGDVGVITADGFLTLTDRAKDVIKSGGEWISSVELENALMSHPDVAEAAVVAVPDDKWGERPLATVVLREGATADYASLRDFLAGRIAKWQLPERWTVIPAVPKTSVGKFDKKVLRRQYADGELDVTKL, encoded by the coding sequence ATGTCGCATCAGGAGGACGCCGTGCTGAGCACGATGCAGGACGTACCGCTGACCGTCACCCGCATTCTCAGGCACGGCATGACCGTGCACGGGACCTCGCAGGTCACGACCTGGACCGGTGAAGGCGAGCCGCAGCGGCGCAGCTTCCGCGAGATCGGGGAGCGCACGGCGCAGCTCGCGCACGCCCTGCGCGAGGACCTCGGCGTCACGGACGACGAGCGCGTCGCGACCTTCATGTGGAACAACGCCGAGCACGTCGAGGCGTACTACGCCGTGCCCTGTATGGGCGCGATACTGCACACCCTCAACCTGCGGCTGCCCGCCGACCAGCTGGTGTGGATCGTCAACCACGCCGCCGACCGCGTCATCATCGTCAACGGCTCCCTCCTCGGGCTGCTCGCGCCGCTCCTGCCGCAGCTGACCAGCGTGGAGCACCTCGTCGTCTCGGGTCCCGGCGACCGCTCGCTCCTGGCGGGGTCGCACGCCCAGGTGCACGAGTACGAGGAACTGCTCGCCGGGAAGCCCACCGCGTACGACTGGCCCGAGCTGGACGAGCGCACCGCCGCCGCCATGTGCTACACCTCCGGCACCACCGGCGACCCCAAGGGCGTCGTCTACTCCCACCGCTCCATCTACCTGCACTCCATGCAGGTCAACATGGCCCAGTCGATGGGGCTCACGGACGCGGACACGACGCTGGTCGTCGTCCCGCAGTTCCACGTCAACGCGTGGGGGCTGCCGCACGCCACCCTCATGACCGGCGTGAACATGCTGATGCCGGACCGTTTCCTGCAGCCCGCGCCGCTCGCCGAGATGATCGAGAAGGAGCGGCCCACGCACGCGGCGGCCGTCCCCACCATCTGGCAGGGTCTGCTCGCCGAGCTCACCGCGAAGCCGCGCAACGTCAGCTCCCTCGGCCAGGTCACCATCGGCGGCTCCGCCTGCCCGCCCTCCCTCATGGAGGCCTTCGACAAGCTCGGCATGCGCGTCTGTCACGCCTGGGGCATGACGGAGACGTCCCCGCTCGGCACGGTCGCCCGCCCGCCGGCCCACGCGGCGGGCACCGAGGAGGAGTTCGGCTACCGGCTCACGCAGGGCCGCTTCCCCGCATCCGTCGAGGCCCGCCTGGTCGGTCCCGGCGGCGAACACCTGCCGTGGGACGGTACGTCGGCCGGTGAGCTGGAGGTGCGCGGCCCCTGGATCGCGGGCGCCTACTACGGCGGCGCGGGCGGCGACGTCCTGCGCCCCGAGGACAAGTTCAGCGACGACGGCTGGCTGAAGACCGGCGACGTCGGCGTCATCACGGCCGACGGTTTCCTGACGCTCACCGACCGCGCCAAGGACGTCATCAAGTCGGGCGGCGAGTGGATCTCCTCCGTGGAGCTGGAGAACGCCCTGATGTCCCACCCGGACGTGGCCGAGGCCGCGGTCGTCGCCGTCCCCGACGACAAGTGGGGCGAGCGCCCCCTCGCCACCGTGGTGCTGCGCGAAGGCGCGACGGCCGACTACGCGTCCCTGCGCGACTTCCTCGCCGGACGCATCGCCAAGTGGCAGCTCCCGGAGCGCTGGACGGTCATCCCCGCGGTCCCGAAGACCAGCGTCGGCAAGTTCGACAAGAAGGTCCTGCGCAGGCAGTACGCCGACGGGGAACTGGACGTCACGAAACTCTGA
- a CDS encoding SigE family RNA polymerase sigma factor: protein MTASMVTVCTSASKAATRGTGPTRANGPSAYPSFASYVRARQPVLLRTARSLTANPSDAEDLLQTALTKTYVAWDRIEDHRALDGYVRRALLNTRTSQWRKRKVDEFACDELPEPEVTPAGDPAEQQVLRDAMWRAIMKLPARQRAMVVLRYYEDLSEAQTAEVLGVSIGTVKSAVSRALGKLREDPELTPVR from the coding sequence ATGACCGCATCCATGGTGACCGTGTGCACCAGCGCATCGAAGGCCGCGACGCGGGGCACGGGTCCGACGAGGGCCAACGGGCCCTCCGCCTACCCGTCGTTCGCGTCCTACGTACGGGCACGCCAGCCCGTACTGCTGCGCACCGCCCGCTCGCTGACCGCGAACCCGAGCGATGCCGAGGACCTGCTGCAGACCGCGCTCACCAAGACGTATGTGGCGTGGGACCGGATCGAGGACCACCGGGCGCTCGACGGCTATGTGCGCCGCGCCCTGCTGAACACGCGTACGTCGCAGTGGCGCAAGCGGAAGGTCGACGAGTTCGCGTGCGACGAGCTGCCGGAGCCGGAGGTGACGCCGGCGGGGGACCCGGCCGAGCAGCAGGTGCTCCGCGACGCGATGTGGCGCGCGATCATGAAGCTGCCGGCGCGGCAGCGGGCGATGGTCGTCCTCAGGTATTACGAGGATCTGAGCGAGGCGCAGACCGCCGAGGTGCTCGGGGTGTCCATCGGCACCGTCAAGAGCGCGGTCTCGCGCGCGCTCGGCAAGCTCCGCGAGGACCCGGAGCTGACGCCGGTCCGCTGA
- a CDS encoding DUF1906 domain-containing protein — protein MRIRKMIIGFVLVLTAMTMDLTASPPGAASDRSTASDRSTTSDRPAAGAPAGVTTFRGWAFDTCLTQSTDTMRRWRDSKYRAVGVYYGGRGRACRRQPHLNHAWMRAVKEMGWRVLPVYVGSQSPCVVAKNKKHVRIGKRPWEQGKKEGGDAVRAAKAIGVRQRSPLYLDMEAYTYRKKGCAATTLSFVRSWDREVRRLGYVPGFYSSADSGVRHMEAARRAGVRDLPSVMWFARWHTKPHLYREPALAGDAWRPARRIHQYAGNKKEKHGGRTLVIDRNLMHAPVARIG, from the coding sequence ATGCGTATCCGAAAGATGATCATTGGATTCGTCCTCGTCCTGACGGCCATGACCATGGACCTGACCGCGTCACCGCCGGGTGCCGCGTCCGACCGCTCCACCGCGTCCGACCGCTCCACCACCTCCGACCGCCCCGCCGCTGGGGCGCCCGCCGGGGTGACGACCTTCCGCGGTTGGGCCTTCGACACCTGCCTCACCCAGTCCACCGACACGATGCGGCGTTGGCGCGACTCCAAGTACCGGGCCGTCGGCGTGTACTACGGCGGCCGTGGCCGGGCCTGCCGGCGGCAGCCGCATCTGAACCACGCCTGGATGCGTGCCGTGAAGGAGATGGGCTGGCGGGTCCTGCCGGTGTACGTGGGGTCGCAGTCGCCGTGCGTCGTCGCGAAGAACAAGAAGCACGTCCGTATCGGGAAGCGCCCCTGGGAGCAGGGGAAGAAGGAGGGAGGCGACGCGGTACGCGCGGCGAAGGCCATCGGGGTCCGGCAGCGCAGTCCGCTCTACCTGGACATGGAGGCGTACACCTACCGGAAGAAGGGCTGCGCGGCGACGACGCTCTCCTTCGTCAGGTCCTGGGACCGCGAGGTGCGCCGTCTCGGCTACGTTCCCGGGTTCTACAGCAGCGCCGACTCCGGGGTGCGGCACATGGAGGCGGCACGGCGGGCGGGCGTGCGGGATCTGCCGTCGGTGATGTGGTTCGCGCGCTGGCACACCAAGCCCCACCTGTACCGGGAGCCCGCGCTGGCGGGTGACGCGTGGCGTCCGGCACGGCGTATCCACCAGTACGCGGGAAACAAGAAGGAGAAGCACGGCGGGCGGACGCTGGTGATCGACCGCAACCTGATGCACGCGCCCGTGGCGCGCATCGGCTAG
- a CDS encoding lipid-transfer protein, which yields MSIRSRDRLGGKAAIVGIGATEFSKDSGRSELKLAVEAVGAALEDAGLTPDDVDGMVTFTMDTNPEITVAQAAGMGELSFFSRVHYGGGAACATVQQAALAVATGVAEVVVCYRAFNERSGRRFGSGVQRREPSAEGAALGWALPFGLLTPASWVAMAARRYLHTYGLAPEVFGHVAVMDRKYAATNPAAYFHGKPITLEDHAASRWIVEPLRLLDCCQETDGAQAIVVTSAERARDLRQPPAVIAAAAQGAGRAQEQMTGFYRDDLTGLPEMGVVAKQLWRTSGLAPSDIDVGILYDHFTPFVLMQLEEFGFCGPGEAADFVAGARLPLNTHGGQLGEAYLHGMNGIAEAVRQVRGTSVNQIPGAARTLVTAGTGVPTSGLILGSDG from the coding sequence ATGAGTATCCGCTCCCGCGACCGCCTCGGAGGCAAGGCCGCGATCGTCGGCATAGGGGCGACGGAGTTCTCCAAGGACTCGGGCCGCAGCGAGCTCAAACTGGCCGTGGAGGCGGTCGGCGCGGCACTGGAGGACGCAGGCCTCACCCCGGACGACGTCGACGGCATGGTCACCTTCACCATGGACACCAACCCGGAGATCACGGTCGCCCAGGCGGCAGGCATGGGGGAGCTGTCCTTCTTCTCCCGCGTCCACTACGGCGGCGGCGCGGCCTGCGCCACCGTCCAGCAGGCGGCCCTGGCCGTGGCGACCGGGGTGGCCGAGGTGGTCGTCTGCTACCGCGCGTTCAACGAACGCTCCGGGCGCAGATTCGGCTCCGGGGTGCAGCGGCGCGAACCCTCCGCCGAAGGCGCCGCGCTCGGCTGGGCCCTCCCGTTCGGCCTGCTGACCCCCGCCTCCTGGGTGGCGATGGCGGCCCGGCGCTACCTGCACACGTACGGCCTGGCGCCGGAGGTCTTCGGGCACGTGGCCGTCATGGACCGGAAGTACGCGGCCACGAACCCGGCGGCGTACTTCCACGGCAAACCGATCACGTTGGAGGACCATGCCGCTTCCCGCTGGATCGTCGAACCCCTGCGGCTCCTGGACTGCTGCCAGGAGACGGACGGCGCCCAGGCGATCGTCGTCACGAGCGCGGAGCGGGCCCGTGACCTCCGGCAGCCGCCGGCAGTGATCGCCGCGGCGGCCCAGGGCGCGGGCCGGGCACAGGAGCAGATGACCGGCTTCTACCGCGACGATCTGACGGGACTGCCGGAGATGGGGGTGGTGGCGAAGCAGCTGTGGCGTACGTCGGGTCTTGCTCCCTCGGACATCGACGTGGGGATCCTCTACGACCACTTCACCCCGTTCGTGCTGATGCAACTGGAGGAGTTCGGGTTCTGCGGGCCGGGGGAGGCCGCGGACTTCGTGGCCGGGGCGCGGCTGCCTCTGAACACGCACGGCGGGCAGCTGGGGGAGGCCTACCTCCACGGGATGAACGGCATAGCGGAGGCGGTCCGGCAGGTGCGCGGCACCTCCGTGAACCAGATACCCGGCGCCGCGCGCACGCTGGTCACCGCGGGCACGGGAGTCCCCACATCGGGGCTGATTCTGGGGTCGGACGGCTGA
- a CDS encoding MaoC family dehydratase → MTRTAQGEELAPLEIPITRTLIVSGAIASRDYQDVHHDAELARAKGSPDIFMNILTTNGLVGRYITDHFGPTAVLRKVAIRLGAPNYPGDTMVLRGTVEQVESSPEEATAVVRVVGANGIGNHVTGTVTVAVPQGPERPGTGGPA, encoded by the coding sequence ATGACGAGAACGGCGCAAGGTGAGGAGCTCGCTCCGCTGGAGATCCCGATCACCCGCACGCTGATCGTCTCCGGGGCGATCGCGTCCCGGGACTACCAGGACGTGCACCACGACGCGGAGCTCGCGCGGGCCAAGGGCTCCCCCGACATCTTCATGAACATCCTGACGACGAACGGCCTGGTCGGGCGGTACATCACGGACCACTTCGGGCCGACGGCCGTGCTGCGGAAGGTGGCGATCCGGCTGGGGGCGCCCAACTATCCCGGCGACACGATGGTGTTGCGCGGGACCGTCGAGCAGGTCGAGTCCTCTCCCGAAGAGGCGACGGCCGTGGTCAGGGTCGTCGGCGCCAACGGCATCGGCAACCACGTCACCGGCACGGTCACGGTGGCCGTGCCCCAGGGGCCCGAGCGCCCCGGAACGGGAGGCCCCGCATGA
- a CDS encoding acyl-CoA dehydrogenase family protein: MDFTPTEEQAAARDLAAEIFADLATPERLAAAGTGADAELWKALCAAGLPGAVEDIGLLGLVLLLEEQGRVTAQVPFAASCVFGVLAVAAHGTAEQRDRLLPALRQGSAVATGAFPARGGVTASAGGADSAYGTTAADGTLTGTVGWVPWLRDASVVLVATDDRTLWLVRVADARVEPVELTAPWAAGRLVLDGTPGERLGGPGGPGAYEDVLAGARTAFAGLQAGVCAGSLARAVAHTNEREQFGRPLAAKQAVQLRAADAHMDTEAIRVTAYEAAWRRDAGLPYGTHALTAAWWASEAGKRVVHAGQHLHGGAGADLDHPVHRHFLWGRQLDAYLGCGSEVLQELGELITAQGGAYDENGAR, encoded by the coding sequence ATGGACTTCACGCCCACGGAGGAGCAGGCCGCCGCGCGTGACCTCGCCGCGGAGATCTTCGCCGACCTGGCCACACCGGAGCGGCTCGCGGCGGCGGGCACCGGTGCGGACGCCGAGTTGTGGAAGGCGTTGTGCGCGGCCGGGCTGCCGGGCGCGGTGGAGGACATCGGGCTGCTCGGGCTCGTGCTGCTTCTGGAGGAGCAGGGGCGGGTGACGGCGCAGGTTCCGTTCGCGGCGAGCTGTGTCTTCGGGGTGCTGGCGGTCGCCGCGCACGGCACAGCGGAACAGCGGGACCGGCTGTTGCCCGCGCTCCGCCAGGGGAGCGCGGTCGCGACGGGGGCGTTTCCGGCGCGGGGCGGTGTGACGGCGTCGGCGGGCGGGGCGGACTCGGCGTACGGGACAACGGCGGCGGACGGGACGCTGACCGGGACAGTCGGGTGGGTGCCGTGGTTGCGGGATGCGTCGGTCGTCCTGGTGGCGACGGACGACCGCACCCTGTGGCTGGTGCGGGTCGCCGACGCGCGGGTGGAGCCGGTGGAGCTGACCGCGCCATGGGCGGCGGGACGGCTCGTCCTCGACGGCACGCCCGGGGAGCGTCTGGGGGGTCCGGGCGGCCCCGGGGCGTACGAGGACGTGCTGGCGGGCGCGCGGACCGCGTTCGCGGGGCTGCAGGCCGGGGTGTGCGCGGGATCGCTGGCCCGCGCGGTGGCCCACACGAACGAGCGGGAACAGTTCGGCCGTCCCCTCGCCGCGAAGCAGGCCGTGCAACTGCGGGCGGCCGACGCCCATATGGACACGGAGGCCATACGTGTCACGGCCTACGAGGCGGCCTGGCGCAGGGACGCCGGCCTGCCGTACGGCACGCACGCGCTCACCGCCGCGTGGTGGGCGTCGGAGGCGGGCAAACGCGTCGTCCACGCGGGCCAGCACCTGCACGGAGGCGCGGGAGCCGACCTGGACCACCCCGTGCACCGGCACTTTCTGTGGGGGCGCCAGCTGGACGCGTATCTGGGGTGCGGAAGCGAAGTACTGCAGGAACTGGGCGAGTTGATCACAGCGCAAGGGGGGGCGTATGACGAGAACGGCGCAAGGTGA